One Brassica oleracea var. oleracea cultivar TO1000 chromosome C7, BOL, whole genome shotgun sequence genomic window carries:
- the LOC106302688 gene encoding uncharacterized protein LOC106302688 yields the protein MKLKRRFKPTKGGTILSQMLRLRQSGSISEYREQFEELSAEVPHVPNDVLEEIFLHWMKRSVREQVVRLRPVGMDEIVDMATIIEEQENERHSYNSRPFQRTNSAPVLNSNQRNNNFSPVKQGDHTPARKSVDSPRENKGSDQRRTIQNPCRYCGERYFTGHRCKAFQRYKCLEVEEELEEAEESEEDREENPEAQAKQELQVMSLQSMAGLTTKRTMRIKGHISGEEVVVLIDSGASCSFIATRVVEKLGLPVVPTQEFGVAIGDGRIMTSSGKCEGLKLIIQGIEIQGDFRLFDLGATYMVLGYTWLTSLGETIINWGLHIMHFQIDQEWVTITGDPALLRDQVSLNSMEKLCDNEEVVYLLELSALFESSLEQQKVERPSVEIQRLLRRFKGVFNIAYWSPSQAVQRACDHSTRRNFSHQHTTLPLLPLAEE from the coding sequence ATGAAACTGAAACGGAGATTCAAACCAACGAAGGGAGGGACTATACTCAGCCAGATGCTGAGGTTGAGGCAGTCTGGTTCGATCTCGGAGTATCGAGAGCAGTTTGAGGAGTTGTCGGCTGAAGTACCACACGTTCCTAATGATGTGCTTGAGGAGATTTTTCTGCACTGGATGAAGAGAAGCGTGCGAGAGCAGGTGGTGAGGTTGAGACCCGTGGGAATGGACGAGATAGTAGACATGGCGACGATCATTGAGGAGCAGGAAAATGAGAGACACTCTTATAACTCGAGACCCTTCCAGAGGACAAACTCCGCACCAGTGCTTAACTCCAATCAGAGAAACAACAACTTCAGCCCGGTTAAGCAAGGAGATCACACTCCGGCGAGGAAGTCAGTTGATTCTCCTAGAGAAAACAAGGGGTCTGACCAACGAAGGACAATACAAAACCCTTGTCGATATTGCGGGGAGCGTTACTTCACTGGTCATCGCTGCAAGGCATTTCAAAGGTATAAATGCTTGGAGGTGGAAGAAGAGTTAGAAGAGGCAGAAGAGTCTGAGGAGGACAGGGAAGAGAACCCTGAAGCTCAAGCAAAGCAAGAACTCCAAGTGATGTCGCTACAGTCGATGGCGGGGCTCACTACTAAACGAACGATGAGAATCAAAGGGCACATTAGTGGAGAAGAGGTGGTGGTCCTTATTGATTCCGGAGCATCTTGCAGTTTTATTGCGACGCGGGTTGTGGAGAAATTAGGATTACCGGTAGTTCCTACTCAGGAGTTCGGAGTGGCTATTGGAGATGGCAGAATTATGACAAGCAGTGGGAAGTGTGAAGGTCTCAAACTAATCATTCAAGGTATTGAGATTCAAGGAGATTTCAGGCTGTTTGACTTGGGAGCCACATATATGGTGTTAGGATACACATGGCTAACTTCTCTAGGAGAAACGATAATCAATTGGGGGCTGCACATCATGCATTTTCAGATAGATCAGGAATGGGTCACTATTACGGGAGATCCAGCCTTGTTGCGTGACCAAGTGTCACTGAATTCAATGGAGAAGCTCTGTGATAATGAAGAGGTGGTGTATCTGTTGGAGTTGAGTGCACTGTTTGAGAGTTCCCTAGAGCAGCAGAAAGTAGAGAGACCTAGCGTGGAGATACAGAGGTTGTTAAGAAGGTTCAAAGGAGTGTTCAACATTGCCTACTGGTCTCCCTCCCAAGCGGTCCAGAGAGCATGCGATCACTCTACAAGAAGGAACTTCTCCCATCAACATACGACCTTACCGTTACTCCCACTTGCAGAAGAATGA